The following proteins are co-located in the Triticum aestivum cultivar Chinese Spring chromosome 1A, IWGSC CS RefSeq v2.1, whole genome shotgun sequence genome:
- the LOC123046539 gene encoding nijmegen breakage syndrome 1 protein, with the protein MVWALTPVGTERGAQKYYISAAGTYTVGRKDCDIVQTETSISRVHAEIAVEKMVAWEPRSGAPASPSCVSVVDRSKYGTFVNKVQGTQGSRLRKDEVVVLSDGDTVTFGNGNMTFRFSFVPIVVFFHGKKSARIDRSLQAVMTSIGAYVTRKWFDTCTHVLVDESSPLTPELLDAIITKKPIILGSWFKAMAEKNIHTEIPSCTQYIPNLTLDGMDIKMVENKLMENCLAGHTFILGSSEKYKFGEKIQELLESTGAKYLSIEEFCANSQDSGAGDNDQQILLVPAKSPLEFSKMRPLFPLSKTTDVKLFAAILSGRLEAAAIEPPAYMITSSNTTDETIVADSDVETDTAISDHTVAASKSEHHIQHMSDDKAESKVTSSVSAVNLEETNVSINIQNDLEKEEILEPMEEDVQVIEKTAISGFKAGGEDVQVINKLVQDEACDAVFVNKAPKDENLDSSREETCHVIFSQDLIVKRVLQPAPAVLTETGGVNFKRFKKRQTVSGNSFKALIPCAQEPYRESDCEKGTLNDFMREEKRRKQMESIAEDLFNNQKPQKKKAAAGSSIQILLTGCR; encoded by the exons atggtctGGGCGCTGACCCCCGTCGGCACAGAGCGCG GGGCGCAGAAGTACTACATCTCCGCCGCCGGGACGTACACGGTCGGCCGCAAAG ATTGCGATATCGTTCAAACAGAAACGTCGATATCCCGAGTGCATGCGGAGATAGCAGTTGAAAAGATGGTTGCCTGGGAGCCACGTTCTGGTGCTCCAGCAAGCCCTTCATGTGTTAGTGTAGTTGATCGTTCAAAATATGGCACATTTGTCAACAAGGTACAGGGGACCCAGGGCAGTCGTCTACGTAAAGATGAAGTTGTGGTGCTTTCCGATGGCGATACTGTGACTTTCGGAAATGGCAACATGACCTTCAG GTTCTCGTTTGTCCCCATAGTGGTCTTTTTTCATGGCAAAAAGTCAGCACGAATTGATCGATCATTGCAGGCAGTCATGACATCTATTG GTGCATATGTTACTCGTAAGTGGTTTGATACATGTACACATGTTCTTGTGGATGAATCATCTCCATTGACACCTGAGCTCCTTGATGCAATCATCACAAAAAAGCCAATCATCTTGGGAAGCTGGTTCAAG GCGATGGCTGAAAAGAACATACACACAGAGATCCCTTCTTGTACACA ATATATTCCAAACTTGACTCTTGATGGGATGGATATAAAGATGGTTGAGAACAAGCTCATGGAGAATTGCCTAGCAGGCCATACTTTTATCCTGGGGTCGTCAGAAAAG TATAAATTTGGAGAGAAAATACAAGAGCTACTGGAATCAACTGGAGCAAAATATCTCAGTATCGAGGAGTTTTGTGCTAACAGCCAG GACTCTGGAGCTGGAGACAATGACCAACAAATTCTTCTTGTTCCTGCAAAATCTCCTTTGGAGTTCAGTAAGATGCGTCCTCTATTTCCTTTGTCCAAGACCACTGACGTGAAGCTATTTGCTGCTATATTGTCTGGTCGCTTGGAAGCAGCTGCTATTGAACCACCTGCTT ACATGATTACATCCTCCAATACAACAGATGAAACTATTGTGGCGGATTCTGATGTTGAAACAGATACTGCAATATCTGATCATACTGTTGCTGCTAGCAAGTCTGAGCACCATATTCAGCATATGTCTGATGATAAAGCAGAAAGTAAAGTTACAAGCAGTGTGAGTGCTGTAAATTTAGAAGAAACAAACGTCAGCATCAATATTCAGAACGACCTGGAGAAAGAAGAAATTTTGGAACCCATGGAGGAGGATGTTCAGGTCATAGAGAAAACAGCAATTTCTGGGTTCAAAGCTGGAGGCGAGGACGTTCAGGTTATAAACAAGCTGGTGCAGGATGAGGCTTGTGATGCTGTTTTCGTGAACAAGGCGCCAAAGGATGAGAACTTGGACAGTAGCAGGGAAGAGACTTGTCATGTTATTTTCAGTCAAGATCTGATTGTCAAAAGGGTCCTTCAGCCAGCTCCTGCCGTGTTGACAGAAACTGGAGGTGTTAACTTCAAACGATTCAAAAAG AGGCAAACCGTGTCTGGAAACAGCTTCAAGGCCCTTATTCCATGTGCACAAGAACCATACAG AGAGTCTGATTGCGAGAAAGGCACCTTGAACGATTTCATGAGAGAGGAGAAGCGGCGAAAGCAAATGGAATCCATTGCAGAGGACCTCTTCAACAACCAGAAG CCGCAGAAAAAGAAGGCGGCTGCGGGCAGTTCAATCCAGATCCTGCTCACCGGTTGCCGATGA
- the LOC123046549 gene encoding pseudouridine kinase isoform X2, translating into MTDAAASSSRRRMEAVRRHLLPRPPPVLSLNQLSAPEAGQSPVIIGGMVLDIHAKPSVPSHPGTTVPGMVKYIGGGVARNIAECMAKLGTQPLMISVIGDDMAGDFLLKYWRLAGLCTDGILQVPDVTTPVVSNVFDGNGELFAGVASVQAVETFLTPTWIYQFYRRISIAPLLMLDANLSPESLQAACKIAYESGVPVLFEPVSVVKSSRIAPIAEHITCTSPNEIELIAMANALSTPGKYNFVKLEQCSNKAESVDYLFEMLSPAMFFLLEKGIKLLLVTLGSNGVFICCREHVNFMKDPKRCKVTPFSTQLLEKLEGCSLSSMPVNLSREGSSRTCVFHLPATSASVVSLTGAGDCLVGGFLSSLCGGLDIMQSVAVGIAVAKASVESEANIPANFSAASIADEARRTLLSARQIWCQ; encoded by the exons ATGAccgacgccgccgcctcgtctTCCCGCCGGAGGATGGAGGCCGTCCGCCGCCATCTCCTCCCTCGGCCTCCGCCCGTCCTTAGCCTG AATCAGCTAAGCGCCCCGGAGGCAGGACAGAGCCCGGTGATCATCGGCGGAATGGTGCTGGACATCCACGCGAAGCCATCCGTGCCGTCACATCCTGGCACCACCGTTCCTGGGATG GTTAAGTACATCGGTGGGGGAGTAGCTAGAAATATTGCTGAGTGCATGGCTAAGCTTGGGACTCAACCACTCATGATTAGTGTCATTGGAGATGATATGGCAG GGGATTTTCTATTGAAGTACTGGAGGTTGGCTGGACTATGTACAGATG GAATACTGCAGGTTCCTGATGTTACAACCCCAGTAGTGTCAAATGTATTTGATGGGAATGGAGAATTATTTGCTGGTGTTGCGAGTGTGCAAGCAGTT GAAACTTTTCTTACCCCTACCTGGATATATCAGTTCTACCGCCGCATCTCCATTGCACCTCTACTAATGCTTGATGCCAATTTATCTCCTGAGTCACTTCAAGCCGCTTGCAAAA TAGCATATGAATCAGGGGTGCCTGTGTTATTTGAGCCTGTCTCGGTGGTAAAAAGTTCAAGAATCGCACCAATTGCGGAACAT ATAACTTGCACTTCCCCGAATGAGATTGAGCTTATTGCCATGGCAAACGCACTGTCTACTCCAGGGAAATACAACTTCGTCAAACTTGAGCAGTGCAGCAACAAAGCAGAATCTGTAGATTATTTGTTTGAAATGCTCAGCCCAGCAATGTTTTTTCTTCTCGAAAAGGGCATCAAGCTTCTCCTGGTGACACTTGGCTCGAATGGTGTTTTCATATGTTGCAGAGAGCACGTCAACTTCATGAAGGATCCGAAAAGGTGTAAAGTGACACCTTTCTCAACTCAGCTACTTGAAAAATTGGAGGGATGTTCTCTATCCAGCATGCCTGTTAATTTGTCTAGAGAAGGTTCTTCCAGAACTTGTGTTTTCCATTTACCTGCAACATCTGCCTCAGTGGTCAGCCTCACAGGCGCGGGTGATTGTTTGGTTGGTGGGTTTCTTTCATCTCTATGTGGGGGATTGGATATTATGCAAAGTGTTGCAGTTGGGATTGCTGTAGCAAAGGCGTCCGTTGAATCTGAAGCTAACATACCTGCCAATTTTTCTGCTGCAAGCATCGCAG ATGAGGCAAGAAGGACGCTGCTATCAGCTAGACAGATATGGTGCCAATAA
- the LOC123046549 gene encoding pseudouridine kinase isoform X3, which produces MTDAAASSSRRRMEAVRRHLLPRPPPVLSLNQLSAPEAGQSPVIIGGMVLDIHAKPSVPSHPGTTVPGMVKYIGGGVARNIAECMAKLGTQPLMISVIGDDMAGDFLLKYWRLAGLCTDGILQVPDVTTPVVSNVFDGNGELFAGVASVQAVETFLTPTWIYQFYRRISIAPLLMLDANLSPESLQAACKTYESGVPVLFEPVSVVKSSRIAPIAEHITCTSPNEIELIAMANALSTPGKYNFVKLEQCSNKAESVDYLFEMLSPAMFFLLEKGIKLLLVTLGSNGVFICCREHVNFMKDPKRCKVTPFSTQLLEKLEGCSLSSMPVNLSREGSSRTCVFHLPATSASVVSLTGAGDCLVGGFLSSLCGGLDIMQSVAVGIAVAKASVESEANIPANFSAASIADEARRTLLSARQIWCQ; this is translated from the exons ATGAccgacgccgccgcctcgtctTCCCGCCGGAGGATGGAGGCCGTCCGCCGCCATCTCCTCCCTCGGCCTCCGCCCGTCCTTAGCCTG AATCAGCTAAGCGCCCCGGAGGCAGGACAGAGCCCGGTGATCATCGGCGGAATGGTGCTGGACATCCACGCGAAGCCATCCGTGCCGTCACATCCTGGCACCACCGTTCCTGGGATG GTTAAGTACATCGGTGGGGGAGTAGCTAGAAATATTGCTGAGTGCATGGCTAAGCTTGGGACTCAACCACTCATGATTAGTGTCATTGGAGATGATATGGCAG GGGATTTTCTATTGAAGTACTGGAGGTTGGCTGGACTATGTACAGATG GAATACTGCAGGTTCCTGATGTTACAACCCCAGTAGTGTCAAATGTATTTGATGGGAATGGAGAATTATTTGCTGGTGTTGCGAGTGTGCAAGCAGTT GAAACTTTTCTTACCCCTACCTGGATATATCAGTTCTACCGCCGCATCTCCATTGCACCTCTACTAATGCTTGATGCCAATTTATCTCCTGAGTCACTTCAAGCCGCTTGCAAAA CATATGAATCAGGGGTGCCTGTGTTATTTGAGCCTGTCTCGGTGGTAAAAAGTTCAAGAATCGCACCAATTGCGGAACAT ATAACTTGCACTTCCCCGAATGAGATTGAGCTTATTGCCATGGCAAACGCACTGTCTACTCCAGGGAAATACAACTTCGTCAAACTTGAGCAGTGCAGCAACAAAGCAGAATCTGTAGATTATTTGTTTGAAATGCTCAGCCCAGCAATGTTTTTTCTTCTCGAAAAGGGCATCAAGCTTCTCCTGGTGACACTTGGCTCGAATGGTGTTTTCATATGTTGCAGAGAGCACGTCAACTTCATGAAGGATCCGAAAAGGTGTAAAGTGACACCTTTCTCAACTCAGCTACTTGAAAAATTGGAGGGATGTTCTCTATCCAGCATGCCTGTTAATTTGTCTAGAGAAGGTTCTTCCAGAACTTGTGTTTTCCATTTACCTGCAACATCTGCCTCAGTGGTCAGCCTCACAGGCGCGGGTGATTGTTTGGTTGGTGGGTTTCTTTCATCTCTATGTGGGGGATTGGATATTATGCAAAGTGTTGCAGTTGGGATTGCTGTAGCAAAGGCGTCCGTTGAATCTGAAGCTAACATACCTGCCAATTTTTCTGCTGCAAGCATCGCAG ATGAGGCAAGAAGGACGCTGCTATCAGCTAGACAGATATGGTGCCAATAA
- the LOC123046549 gene encoding pseudouridine kinase isoform X1, with the protein MTDAAASSSRRRMEAVRRHLLPRPPPVLSLNQLSAPEAGQSPVIIGGMVLDIHAKPSVPSHPGTTVPGMVKYIGGGVARNIAECMAKLGTQPLMISVIGDDMAGDFLLKYWRLAGLCTDGILQVPDVTTPVVSNVFDGNGELFAGVASVQAVETFLTPTWIYQFYRRISIAPLLMLDANLSPESLQAACKIAYESGVPVLFEPVSVVKSSRIAPIAEHITCTSPNEIELIAMANALSTPGKYNFVKLEQCSNKAESVDYLFEMLSPAMFFLLEKGIKLLLVTLGSNGVFICCREHVNFMKDPKRCKVTPFSTQLLEKLEGCSLSSMPVNLSREGSSRTCVFHLPATSASVVSLTGAGDCLVGGFLSSLCGGLDIMQSVAVGIAVAKASVESEANIPANFSAASIAGPSHESLSVSLFCGICY; encoded by the exons ATGAccgacgccgccgcctcgtctTCCCGCCGGAGGATGGAGGCCGTCCGCCGCCATCTCCTCCCTCGGCCTCCGCCCGTCCTTAGCCTG AATCAGCTAAGCGCCCCGGAGGCAGGACAGAGCCCGGTGATCATCGGCGGAATGGTGCTGGACATCCACGCGAAGCCATCCGTGCCGTCACATCCTGGCACCACCGTTCCTGGGATG GTTAAGTACATCGGTGGGGGAGTAGCTAGAAATATTGCTGAGTGCATGGCTAAGCTTGGGACTCAACCACTCATGATTAGTGTCATTGGAGATGATATGGCAG GGGATTTTCTATTGAAGTACTGGAGGTTGGCTGGACTATGTACAGATG GAATACTGCAGGTTCCTGATGTTACAACCCCAGTAGTGTCAAATGTATTTGATGGGAATGGAGAATTATTTGCTGGTGTTGCGAGTGTGCAAGCAGTT GAAACTTTTCTTACCCCTACCTGGATATATCAGTTCTACCGCCGCATCTCCATTGCACCTCTACTAATGCTTGATGCCAATTTATCTCCTGAGTCACTTCAAGCCGCTTGCAAAA TAGCATATGAATCAGGGGTGCCTGTGTTATTTGAGCCTGTCTCGGTGGTAAAAAGTTCAAGAATCGCACCAATTGCGGAACAT ATAACTTGCACTTCCCCGAATGAGATTGAGCTTATTGCCATGGCAAACGCACTGTCTACTCCAGGGAAATACAACTTCGTCAAACTTGAGCAGTGCAGCAACAAAGCAGAATCTGTAGATTATTTGTTTGAAATGCTCAGCCCAGCAATGTTTTTTCTTCTCGAAAAGGGCATCAAGCTTCTCCTGGTGACACTTGGCTCGAATGGTGTTTTCATATGTTGCAGAGAGCACGTCAACTTCATGAAGGATCCGAAAAGGTGTAAAGTGACACCTTTCTCAACTCAGCTACTTGAAAAATTGGAGGGATGTTCTCTATCCAGCATGCCTGTTAATTTGTCTAGAGAAGGTTCTTCCAGAACTTGTGTTTTCCATTTACCTGCAACATCTGCCTCAGTGGTCAGCCTCACAGGCGCGGGTGATTGTTTGGTTGGTGGGTTTCTTTCATCTCTATGTGGGGGATTGGATATTATGCAAAGTGTTGCAGTTGGGATTGCTGTAGCAAAGGCGTCCGTTGAATCTGAAGCTAACATACCTGCCAATTTTTCTGCTGCAAGCATCGCAGGTCCTTCACATGAATCTTTATCAGTTTCTCTGTTTTGTGGGATTTGTTATTGA